Genomic DNA from Solanum dulcamara chromosome 4, daSolDulc1.2, whole genome shotgun sequence:
TAGTTTGCTCTTTCCAGAATTAAACTGGTAAAATGTTCGGCCATAATTTAATAGAATGAAGATTGGTTCGAGAATATTCATGATTAATTACTATTGATCTTGGGTCCTTAAATCTGCTGCTAGTACACATAACTGTAGATTGACTTTTTAAACAACTTGCTAGTTAAAAAACCTTAAGGATCGAATTTCTGAGAGGCATAGCTTACCTCTTGATACATTTCAAGGATTCCTTTCAGATTACTGTATCTGCAGCAAAATGTAATTTCAGTCTCCATTCAAGCATGGTTATTCCCAACTTTTCAATTGCTAGTTTTGCTTTTCATGTGTGACAGAAAGCAGTTGTCCTGTGGACATACGGGCCTTCTGAAAGAGATGCACGACTAGCAAATGAAGCCTTGAAGTCAAAAAAGAAAACCATCACCCAATTGCAAGTGATAGTAGAGATAGCTTGTGCATCATCTCCTGATCATCTGGTTGCGGTGAGACAAACATATCGTGGCCTTTTCAACTGTTCACTTGAAGAAGATATAGCAGCAAATGCCCCTATGCCTGTTCAAAAGGTATGTATGACCACTTCTAGTCACATCATACTAGCTGAAGGATACAATCATTTTAACTGACCTCATTTGGATTATCCAAAGACACTATAGATCTAGTGGGGTGCATCGTGAGTACTGAAGACATCCTACCTAGATGATGATTCAATATCAGTTTACATAGCATGCTTTCTGATGATTGCTTGTGAAGTTGAGTTGTGTGTCATTAACTTCTACAAGTTATTGAAATGATGTGTTGTGTGGATGTCAACAGATTCTCATCGGTCTAGCcaggtcctacagatatgataaGGAACTGGTGGATCCTACCACCGCAAATAAAGAAGCTGCTATCCTTCGTGAAACCATAAGAACAAAAAAGTTGGATTCCGATAATTTTCTGTTGATACTCAGCACAAGGAATGTTCATCAGCTTAGAGCAACTTTTGAGTGCTACAAGCAAAATTATGGATTCTCCATTGATCAGGTTACACTTCTTACAAGCTGCCTGAACAACCTGCTTAATGGTGCTACTGGcacatttttctcttttatgtGCATTTTATTCTATCTACGTTTATGATTCTTTTACAGGACATAAAGAGCTGTGGAAAAGGTCTGTTGGAATCTATACTGAAGGTGGTTATCTGGTGCATTGATTCACCAGAGAAACATTTTGCTGAGGTACTACTAACAGAACCAGATTCTTCTTTCATATATTTTGGTTCAAGTATTTTCTCGTTTTGACACCCTTTTTCCTATCAAATCTTCTGTCAGAAAATCAGCTCACCCCTACCTTATTTTAATTACCTTAGTGCAAACACATGTTGAATTTTACTTCCAAGAACTTGTATTATGTATGTCAGTGCTATCAAATTGCATGTCGATGTTCGGTTAGACTAGATTTAAATAATCATCGGCACCATAGAATACAaaatctctttatttttattcgTATGCCTCTATTAGCTGTATTAAACTGCCAAATAGGGTTTAAAAAGAAGGTGCAACCTTAAATGAGCTCAGCGTACTAAAGAGTTCTCTAGAACTAGTTCATGTTTAGACCTTAATTTCATGGTTTTCAGCATATCATGTTATCCTGCTCTAGTATTTAATATTCCAATCCAGACCGTTTCATTTAAATAGCGTAGTTTCTGGCACTGCATGCATGCCAAAGATAACTGAAAAGCAGTCGCGTAAGTAGAATGTTAGAGAAAATAGGAAGGATAAAAGTAAGCAAAACTTTTAGAGCGACAAATAAGCAATGATCTCTAAACATATGAAGGACAATGATATCAGGTTAAATGCTACTGCTAAAATAGATGCAAATATGCACTCGGACCAAGCATCTACCTAATTACTGGTATGTTACAACTTATCAATAAGAATACTATGTATGTAGCATTCTGTAATTCGTTCAAACAGATATATTAATGTCAATGTTATACAATCCGTGACTGTACGGGCATTCTTGGATATATGAAAACGGATACGGTATCTTGTGTTGAAACTTGAAACAACATGTTAAATTTAATTGTATCTGATAACTATCAGTGAAGTACATTTCTTTGTATTCTCTTGTATGTTGGAATGTCCAGGTTGTCAGAGCCTCGATTGTTGGGATTGGAACGGATGAGGATTCTCTAACTAGAGCCATTGTAACTCGAGCTGAAGTTGATATGATGAAAGTCAGGGGAGAGTATTTCATCGCGAACAAGACTAATCTTGATAATGCAGTTATTGGTGACACATCAGGTGATTACATGAAGTTCCTGATGACACTGCTTGGGGCCAAAGTCTAGCTAGCTCTCTGGACCTGAACATTGTGTTGTAGTGTTTCAATTGTCTATTTACTTTTGTATGCTTCTATGAATAACATTAATGTGTGGActtgtgaaaaaaataataattggaaTGGGTGATTTTATATTCAAGTTTGTGGTTTGTCACTTGTTTATGAGTAATTAGCATCTTTTAGGATACAGGCAACTATTCATATGAAAATTATTTCAGTTCAAAACttccattaaaaaaaagaggGGTATACTAGCATGAAATGGCAAATATACTTGTACTAGTAGAATGTAGCTTGCATTagtatgaaagcataaatgttTGAAACTGGAGTTGTTGGGGGTGTCAAAGAGAGAACCCCTCCAAAAATTAGCGTATGCCACTAATTGCAGCGCGCACACGGTATTCTTTAGTAAAAGGCGAAAGAATAGTTCGCTTTGTGCTCACTGCGTGGCTGCGTGACTTGAGTGGAGACACTGCGCTGCAATTTTATATTGTTGCAACACTTGGATATACTTTTCGTTTATCGATGTGGGACTCTCCAGGTCGCCTCTTTCTTATTTCTCTGCAAACTTTTAAGCCCTCAAAGTAttgctctcttcttcttcattagTCATTCAAATAGATTAATGCCAATATCCTGCACTTATTAGTGACCATTTACTGATTCATTATGCGTATCGGAGAGGATGCACTGTAGAAACTTCAATGATATAAAGATCATAGCAGATGGAAGGCTACATAAGTGTTGTTCAAAGTTCATAACCTGGAAAAAGCATTATTTTACACAACTTCAGAAACACTTATAAATGGTTGAAACTAGAGTTGTTGGGAGTCTCAACGAAGAGAACCCCGCCAAAAATTGGCGTATGCCACTAATTGAAGCACGCACACGGTATTTTTTAGTAAAAGGCGAAAGAATAGTTCGCTATGTACTTGCTGCGTGGCTGCGTGAGAAGTGCGGACTAGCTGTGCTGCTTTTGAATTTACACATTGTTTATCGATGTGGTACTCCAGCCTTTCAATAGAAACCACTATTGTATACTTTCTCATTTGATTAATTTAAGATTTGATTTTGCTTCAGTTTCTTGGTGATTCTGAAGAACTATTTGCTCACAAGCTGATCAATGAAATGTCGCATAGAATGTAGTGTACTGAGCATCTTGAATTTCCTATGCAGGTTTGTCTCTGAACTTGCCCCCGATTGAACCCACAACTCGTTTTAGTTATAACTACATtcgaattaattatttatacgTCTTTCCTAATACACATACAtggtttaaataaaaattacttggTTCATTCAAAACCGTATATAATATTGTATTTCTGCCCTTGACTTCAAGTTGACTCCTTAAGGGCCTATGGGCTAGAAGTAGTGAATGAGACTGATTCAGTTAGGATTATTATTTCGAGTATACATGAAGACATAAGGGGAAATACGCAACTGACAGAAAGCGGGAAAACTTAGAAATATCCTTTTCTATCTTCTCGTTGGAGAGTTTTATTTGGGATCCAGGCTAGAGTAGCAACTAACTAATTAAATAGGACCAGGGTTTAGAAAGAAGAGGTTTATGCGTACTGTTAAGTCAAGTGTCTGTATTCCTCAATTGCTTTCTTTGAGTTCTGCTTCTCACCCCCTTCTTTGGGTTCTCTTCTATAATTAGTGGCGGAGTCAGGATTTTCGGCAAGGTTGTTCATACTTTAggataagtaaaaaaaataaactgatgttttgttctcttttttaAGTTAATaaacaaaactaaaaaaaattaaacaaaggCCACTAAGGCAACTTTGAACTATCTTTCTTTACTGTATCAAGAGTGTTCAACAATTAGTATATATCCAAAAATGTCGATATTTAACATATATACTCGAAAAATTTTCTGACGAAGGTTGTTCATCTGATCACCCCTGCTAAGGTGTAACTCTGCCCTTGCAGTTCTGTTTTACTTAACTTCTCATATTTCCATTAATGTTGTTTTGCTTCTTTGAGTTGTAATCTTTAGATACGATTATCAGTACAATCTGTATTTCAGAGTTGTTACAAAACTCACAGCTCCATATTTTGTTCTACAAAATGGACTATTCGAAAACGTTGTACGAATCAAGAGGATAAAAAACTATGATGTTGAAATTGCTCATTTGAAATGGCAACActgaaatcaacaacaacaacattccaagtgaaatcccacaagtggggtctgaaGAGGGTATAGTTTACGCAGACCTTACTATTATCTCACGGAGATAGAGAAGTATGGCAACACTGAAatcaataaaagaaaattctgaaagactttaaaagagaagaaaatgggTAACAAGTATTTGAAAACATCGAACAACTGATGCAACTTTGGATGTGCCAAAATCTAGGCCAAAATGAAATTATAGTAAGCAAGAAATCTCTGTAGCTTCCATTAGCAACTTCTTTAATCTTAGCAGGCAAGGTAGTTCCATATTTACTCTGGAATTCTTCTTTGATTTGCTTCATGTCTTCGTCTGCTCTTGTAACTAGGACTCGAGTCACTGTCTTTAGCATCTTCATCCACATCCAAGCTTAAGGACGAGATCAAAATCTACGAAATAAGAAATTGAAATGAGAAAGGAAAAATCAAATAGATACCCAAAAAACAAGACaatacaatataaattatttatcacTTTTTTTATTGGTATTTACCTTGCTGACGTATGTTTGAGGTGCACAAAGGCATTGAACTACTTGTTTCAAGATCAAGTCACCATCAAGATTCTGAAGGGGAAAAATCAAGATTATTGATCATCTTAAACTGTCAATACATAGAaattaaactctttttttttggtacCTCGTCCAAGAAGTTGCCAGTAATTTCCTTGTAGTGGTTATAGATGGCCTTAAGACGGAGCTTGCTTCTGGTTGAGAGGATCCTCACAATCTCTTCATCCTCAATCAGCTTCTTCTGGTTAACATTTTTTATTGCATTCACAAACACCGTAGCCTCAGATTTTGCAAGATCTTTGTTAACTCATGGCCCTTCATAACGGTGAGAACTCACAAGAGCAACTAGAAGCTGTTCGTGATAACAAAATAGTACATTAATAGAAGTTTTATACTGTCAGTATATATAAATCAAACTCATCAATTAAATGAAAAAACGACCAAAAAGATCACCTTTCTTTCGGGAGTTTTGATATGGAAGGAATAGAAGTTTTATACTGTCAGTATATATAAATCAAACTCATCAATTAAATGAAAAAACGACCAAAAAGATCACCTTTCTTTCGGGAGTTTTGATATGGAAGGCAATTTCTTCCTCAATGCAGTGTTCAAAAAGGGAATGATAGGCTTGTCTTCCTCAATAGAAATCCTCACAATTCTCATCCACACCAAATCctataaagaaaaatagaaaaaaacaaatgtaattatatatatatatttgaacatGCCGATAGAAGTCTCTTACAATCTGATGTAATACGTATGTGCAATCATTTTCATTGTGCTACGTTCACTTGTTTTAATCGAGGATCAATAAATTTGATACCAGGTAAATGTATTTATACACTATATACATCACAGATATACTGGATACATCAGTGTCCTCTCAGAACCACTAATTATATATACTGAATGCAcaaagaagaaatggaaaagaacCTGAGAAAGCCTTTGTGAGAGCTGCATATGGATCAACCTTGCCATTTACTCTTCTTATTTGtctttctattttgagttttttttttccttcttgtgTTGAGAGTAGAGATGTGGGACTTGTGAATTCGATTGCAACTATATTTATACGGCTAATTAGGGGTACTTCTGTCATTTCATTTATTATCACCCGGGTACCTAAGTTTTGAGTAAAGCTGAAAAGACCAAAGTAGCCCCTAGTAGGCTGACTTTaccttttcaaaaaattatcagCTTAAGTGCATCAAATCCcagtacaaaaaaataaaaaaaaataaagagattaTAATAATATACGAAAGTAGTgtaaagtttaccaaaaataaatgataacaacaacaaaaatagtgTGATAAATTAGCCTCCCTCGACGTATATTAAAAAACAGACTTGGCTATTCAATTCCCCTAGTCATCAAAGTACAGCTTGTAGCTCATAGTGATATTAAACAAATATAAAAGTAGAAAATCATTTTGTAATTGTCAATTGCGTTAAATCTCTATGATATCTTATTAATTTAATCTTCGAAAATTCTCGAGACTCTCTTTTTAATGCTTAATTAATGTACCATGAGCTTTGCACGTCGTCCTAGAATAAAGAAATTTGCATAACCTAGATATTGCTTTGATTAATTCCACACTTTCaactcaaattttttaaaaaaacttacgTGTTGTTGCATCTTCTCAATTCTCGGTCATATTATTAGCCTGTTttgattgacttatttttaagcagcttataagttgaaaattgcttataagttaaaaaaaaaataggtgcaagttaacttttttttttgacttataagctgttttcaacttataaactgcttaaaataagttcatctaaataaactcaattatttattgagacttattttaagtacaaaatgactttaagttgatcagtcaaacactcaaaaaaaattaaaaacagcttataagtcaatccaaacggcctctatGTCAATTATAATTATCAAGATATTCAGATGATATATTCTAGCTAGTCATAAcgaacaaaaaaataatctaatattatattttgCCTCTCTATATTACAGTAATAATTCACTTTAAGTAATGGGCATGTCCAAACATTGGATCAACTATAAAAAGTCATGTGAAAAATCCCATTAAATAAAAGAGTTAAGTATTAGAAAATGAGACAGTTGTGAAATTATCAGATTTAGCATATCTCATGGTCGTTGTCAAGCATGCAATGCCATGTGAAAGAGATATATCCAACAGCTAAGCTATATATGCTTTCCTAATTTGTATGTAAG
This window encodes:
- the LOC129884012 gene encoding annexin D3-like; the protein is MVETRVVGSLNEENPAKNWRMPLIEARTRYFLVKGERIVRYVLAAWLREKCGLAVLLLNLHIVYRCVAESETYHQLYNKSLVDDIFSELSGDFRKAVVLWTYGPSERDARLANEALKSKKKTITQLQVIVEIACASSPDHLVAVRQTYRGLFNCSLEEDIAANAPMPVQKILIGLARSYRYDKELVDPTTANKEAAILRETIRTKKLDSDNFLLILSTRNVHQLRATFECYKQNYGFSIDQDIKSCGKGLLESILKVVIWCIDSPEKHFAEVVRASIVGIGTDEDSLTRAIVTRAEVDMMKVRGEYFIANKTNLDNAVIGDTSGDYMKFLMTLLGAKV